From a region of the Castanea sativa cultivar Marrone di Chiusa Pesio chromosome 10, ASM4071231v1 genome:
- the LOC142613154 gene encoding uncharacterized protein LOC142613154, whose amino-acid sequence MFRHLMRITTGSSGSPLLLINTNNFSLHSPLTFHSHHTHSQMDHPIPKGTIIFSTVGRSDYGFDIFSLQLQPQQPTTLGPEHRLTDGISVNFNAQFLDDNQTIVFVSERTGSPRFYLTRPGFSSPKSLPFVPSSLFHDRPVVNNDLIYFISAHEDPGRLFKSWSALYSTRIDQLDLTRLTPLGSVDYSPAISQSRKFIAVASYGSRSWGGEFHELNTDIVVFPESDPDNRVTVCERGGWPTWFGDSVIYFHRQAEDGWWSIFRVDIPENLKLSGPPNTATRVTPPGLHCFTPAAMHDGKRLAVATRRRGKNFRHVEIFDIESETFHPVTETLNPNLHHYNPFVSPGSKFIGYHRFRGTGSTQGESTIPNLNPVLSPIKPLKMLRINASFPSFSPNGDFIAFNPNFDTNSGVKVFKSNGSKRWTLLKGRTAFYNAWSPTEKHVIYTSVGPIFQSAKATVQIARIKFDPSDLSGDGGDVKCDVKILTKEETGNNAFPSCSPDGESIVFRSGRSGFKNLYIVDAVNGEFVDGGLRRLTEGPWIDTMPSWSPRGDLIAFSSNRHNPDDVTTFSIYVVKPDGSDLRRIHVAGSEGSDDVDRERINHVCFSEDGEWLLFTANLGGVTAEPVSWPNQFQPYGDLYVVRLDGSGLRRLTCNAYENGTPAWYTGGEELDMERLCLRSEDADELRGEFEEPLWISCDI is encoded by the coding sequence ATGTTTCGTCACCTCATGCGTATTACCACTGGTTCATCAGGTTCGCCGCTTCTCCTtataaatactaataattttaGTCTCCACTCACCCTTAACCTTTCACTCTCACCACACTCACTCTCAAATGGATCATCCCATTCCCAAAGGCACCATCATCTTCAGCACAGTCGGTAGGTCCGACTATGGCTTCGACATCTTCTCTCTCCAACTCCAACCCCAACAACCCACCACTCTTGGCCCGGAGCACCGCCTCACTGACGGTATCTCTGTCAATTTCAATGCCCAATTTCTCGATGACAACCAAACCATCGTCTTCGTCTCCGAGCGAACCGGTTCGCCCCGTTTTTATCTTACCCGACCCGGATTTTCCTCTCCCAAATCTCTACCTTTCGTGCCCTCTAGTCTTTTCCACGACCGTCCCGTCGTGAATAACGACCTAATCTATTTCATCTCCGCTCACGAAGATCCCGGCCGGCTATTCAAGAGCTGGTCCGCTCTCTATTCGACCCGGATCGATCAACTGGACCTTACCCGTTTGACTCCGTTAGGTTCTGTTGATTACAGTCCAGCTATTTCTCAGTCTCGAAAGTTTATAGCCGTTGCTTCCTACGGGTCTCGTTCTTGGGGCGGTGAGTTCCACGAGCTAAACACTGATATAGTTGTGTTCCCAGAATCCGACCCGGATAACCGTGTCACTGTTTGCGAACGAGGTGGCTGGCCCACCTGGTTCGGTGACTCAGTCATCTACTTTCACCGCCAAGCTGAAGATGGCTGGTGGAGCATTTTCCGAGTTGATATCCCGGAAAATCTCAAACTTTCCGGCCCTCCAAACACTGCCACTCGGGTCACACCTCCGGGGCTCCACTGCTTCACTCCGGCGGCGATGCACGACGGGAAGAGACTCGCCGTTGCCACTCGGAGGCGCGGCAAGAATTTCCGCCACGTGGAGATATTCGACATCGAGTCAGAGACTTTTCACCCGGTCACAGAGACACTGAACCCGAATCTCCACCATTACAACCCGTTTGTCTCCCCGGGTTCAAAGTTCATCGGGTACCACCGGTTCCGAGGCACCGGGTCAACTCAGGGCGAGTCAACGATTCCAAACCTCAACCCGGTTTTGTCTCCGATAAAACCACTCAAAATGCTCAGAATAAATGCTTcgtttccttctttctctcccaACGGCGATTTCATCGCGTTTAATCCCAACTTCGATACCAACTCTGGCGTCAAAGTCTTCAAATCAAACGGTTCTAAGCGGTGGACCCTACTTAAAGGCCGTACAGCATTTTACAACGCATGGAGTCCCACTGAGAAACACGTCATCTACACCTCGGTGGGACCGATATTCCAGTCAGCAAAAGCAACGGTCCAGATCGCTAGGATCAAATTCGACCCATCGGATCTCAGCGGTGATGGTGGAGACGTCAAGTGCGACGTTAAGATTTTAACGAAAGAGGAAACGGGGAATAACGCTTTTCCGTCATGTTCTCCTGACGGCGAGTCTATTGTGTTTCGGTCTGGACGGTCTGGGTTCAAAAATTTGTACATAGTTGACGCCGTTAACGGCGAGTTTGTTGACGGCGGCTTAAGGAGGTTAACGGAGGGGCCGTGGATTGATACAATGCCCAGTTGGTCACCAAGGGGAGATCTCATTGCCTTCTCATCTAACAGACATAACCCTGACGACGTGACTACGTTCAGCATCTACGTGGTTAAACCGGACGGCTCTGATTTGAGGAGGATCCACGTGGCGGGATCAGAAGGATCGGATGACGTGGACAGGGAGAGGATAAACCACGTGTGCTTTAGTGAAGATGGGGAGTGGCTGTTGTTTACGGCTAACTTGGGTGGGGTGACCGCTGAGCCGGTGTCGTGGCCCAATCAGTTTCAGCCATATGGAGATTTGTATGTGGTGAGGTTGGATGGGAGTGGTCTGAGGAGGCTGACGTGTAATGCTTATGAAAACGGCACTCCAGCGTGGTACACGGGGGGTGAGGAGCTGGATATGGAGCGTTTGTGTTTGAGGAGTGAGGATGCGGATGAATTGAGAGGCGAGTTTGAGGAACCACTTTGGATATCATGCGATATCTAA
- the LOC142611846 gene encoding uncharacterized protein LOC142611846 produces MLFGHWCRFQPSLTSFSFATTQASFHCYKVLRSFVLDICLLEMSIWDDAQYWVQWQVPVCAFIVAAPAVLALRFAKKLKAQPLNYADLWTPCWKNFSPVWLLYYRAFAFVCLGWMLYEMFVFAGAFCFYFYTQWTFALVMVYFALGTIVSAYGCRLSSKKPHSKNGDGAQSVQRELEEIRQKVGLWGYLMLITYQTCAGAVMLTDVVFWCILVPFLLGDQFNLTPLIAGIHSLNAVFLILDTALNRLPLLWSGFAYFVLWSCLYVTFQWVIHACGFHTRWPYPFLELNTPWAPIWYFSLALVHVLCYWIYVQIEKMKISVLPALFPQAFVKSF; encoded by the exons ATGTTGTTTGGCCATTGGTGTCGTTTTCAACCGTCTTTGACTTCCTTTTCATTTGCAACAACTCAAGCATCCTTCCACTGTTATAAGGTTCTTCGATCATTTGTTTTAGATATTTGTCTCTTAGAAATGTCTATCTGGGACGACGCACAATACTGGGTTCAATGGCAAGTTCCAGTTTGTGCTTTCATCGTCGCTGCCCCAGCTGTGTTGGCTCTGAGATTTGCCAAAAAATTGAAAGCTCAGCCTCTCAATTACGCTGACTTGTGGACTCCTTGCTGGAAAAACTTCAGTCCCGTTTGGCTTCTTTACTATCGAGCCTTCGCATTCGTTTGCTTGGGTTGGATGTTATACGAAATGTTTGTCTTTGCAGGAGCTTTTTGCTTCTATTTCTATACCCA GTGGACTTTTGCATTGGTCATGGTCTATTTTGCG CTGGGTACCATTGTATCTGCATATGGATGCCGTTTGTCCTCCAAGAAACCTCATTCTAAAAATGGGGATGGTGCTCAGTCTGTTCAAAGGGAATTGGAGGAGATTCGGCAAAAAGTGGGACTTTGGGGATATCTTATGCTAATTACATACCAG ACTTGTGCAGGTGCTGTGATGCTAACAGACGTTGTGTTTTGGTGTATTCTTGTGCCATTTTTATTGGGTGATCAGTTTAACCTAACCCCG TTGATTGCTGGCATCCATAGTTTGAATGCTGTTTTTCTTATTCTGGATACAGCTCTCAATAGACTT CCACTTCTTTGGTCCGGGTTTGCATATTTTGTGCTATGGAGCTGTCTCTATGTTACCTTCCAGTGGGTCATTCATGCATGTGGTTTTCATACACG GTGGCCATATCCTTTCCTTGAGCTTAATACGCCATGGGCTCCTATATG GTATTTTTCCTTGGCATTGGTTCACGTCCTGTGTTATTGGATATATGTACagattgaaaaaatgaaaatctcaGTTCTCCCTGCCTTGTTCCCTCAAGCATTTGTGAAGTCGTTTTAG
- the LOC142612865 gene encoding LOW QUALITY PROTEIN: uncharacterized protein LOC142612865 (The sequence of the model RefSeq protein was modified relative to this genomic sequence to represent the inferred CDS: substituted 2 bases at 2 genomic stop codons): MEERRCKFWLPKKNRFCANLPLHDSLFCGNHNPRSNGXWIPCPLDPSHSVLIEKLDWHVKRCPLLKQAQSLTLQPFYEKGINAGRDNDDQEEEEKVXDLAAIKKPGSESLNDISSEMKRRVVYGMSVPDFCKLIGKIEAVHGLICNNIRDSYKMPEACNVWMKREIDRKLPFQEKHVMQQASILGNLEEFGVLKNAIGREQCDCEEAYEDEKNGVSAVVEFGAGRGYLTQMLADCYGIKRVFLVERKSYKLKADRSLRQKESLILERLRIDIEDLNLNAVESLQGAPYLAIGKHLCGPATDLTLRCCLAEHFSRDSVEHCSANRNLRGLAIATCCHHLCQWKHYTSKKYLSHLGITKEEFHAITWFTSWAVDADHGSDLPEVPDVKLHLESIEYKECGGDASAVEDIVRKMKAVERAVLGFMCKQIIDMGRLMWVKECGLETEFVKYVPSSISPENHLLIARHSNQF; this comes from the exons ATGGAGGAGAGGCGCTGCAAATTCTGGCTTCCCAAAAAGAACAGATTCTGTGCCAACCTCCCTCTCCACGATTCCTT GTTCTGTGGCAATCACAACCCCAGGTCCAATGGCTAGTGGATTCCATGCCCACTGGACCCTTCTCA CTCTGTGCTCATAGAAAAGCTCGATTGGCATGTTAAGAGATGCCCATTACTCAAACAAGCTCAATCCTTGACTCTCCAACCGTTTTATGAAAAGGGAATCAATGCTGGAAGAGATAATGatgatcaagaagaagaagaaaaggtttAGGATTTGGCTGCAATTAAAAAGCCCGGTTCAGAGTCTTTAAATGATATATCTTCTGAAATGAAGAGACGTGTTGTTTATGGAATGAGCGTGCCTGATTTCTGTAAATTGATTGGAAAAATTGAGGCTGTTCACGGGTTAATATGTAATAATATCCGGGACTCATATAAGATGCCAGAAGCTTGCAATGTATGGATGAAGAGAGAAATAGATAG GAAATTGCCATTTCAGGAGAAACATGTTATGCAACAGGCATCGATTCTAGGGAACTTGGAAGAATTTGGGGTGTTGAAGAATGCTATTGGGAGAGAACAGTGTGATTGTGAGGAGGCATATGAGGATGAGAAGAATGGTGTTTCTGCAGTGGTTGAGTTTGGTGCAGGGAGAGGGTACTTGACACAAATGCTTGCTGATTGTTATGGGATCAAAAGGGTTTTTCTAGTTGAGCGGAAGTCATACAAGCTGAAG GCTGATCGATCCTTGCGACAGAAAGAGAGCCTGATATTAGAGCGTTTGAGAATTGACA TTGAGGATTTAAACTTGAATGCTGTTGAGTCTTTGCAAGGAGCTCCTTACCTGGCTATTGGTAAACATCTTTGTGGGCCTGCTACTG ATTTGACTCTAAGATGTTGCCTTGCTGAACATTTTAGTCGAGATAGTGTTGAGCACTGCAGTGCTAATCGGAATCTGAGAGGTCTAGCTATAGCAACATGTTGCCATCATCTTTGCCAGTGGAAACACTATACAA gtaaaaaatatttatcacaTTTGGGGATCACCAAGGAAGAATTTCATGCAATTACATGGTTTACAAGCTGGGCGGTAGATGCTGACCATGGTTCAGATCTTCCTGAAGTTCCTGATGTCAAATTGCATCTAGAGTCAat TGAATATAAAGAATGTGGTGGAGATGCAAGTGCAGTTGAAGACATTGTGAGGAAAATGAAAGCGGTTGAAAGGGCAGTCTTGGGGTTTATGTGCAAGCAGATTATTGACATGGGAAGATTGATGTGGGTCAAGGAATGTGGTTTAGAAACAGAGTTTGTCAAATATGTCCCATCAAGCATTTCTCCTGAAAACCATTTACTGATTGCCAGACATAGTAATCAATTTTAA